A single window of Streptomyces cathayae DNA harbors:
- the fdxA gene encoding ferredoxin: protein MTYVIAQPCVDVKDKACVDECPVDCIYEGRRSLYIHPDECVDCGACEPVCPVEAIFYEDDTPEEWKDYYKANVEFFDDLGSPGGASKLGLIERDHPLIAALPPQDGAA from the coding sequence GTGACCTATGTGATCGCGCAGCCCTGTGTCGACGTGAAGGACAAGGCGTGCGTCGACGAGTGCCCGGTCGACTGCATCTACGAGGGCCGGCGGTCCCTGTACATCCATCCGGACGAGTGTGTCGACTGCGGCGCCTGCGAGCCGGTCTGCCCGGTCGAGGCCATCTTCTACGAGGATGACACTCCCGAGGAGTGGAAGGACTACTACAAGGCGAACGTCGAGTTCTTCGACGACCTCGGCTCGCCCGGCGGGGCCTCCAAGCTGGGGCTGATCGAGCGGGACCACCCGCTGATCGCCGCGCTGCCGCCGCAGGACGGCGCGGCGTGA